The Saccharopolyspora gloriosae genome has a segment encoding these proteins:
- the tilS gene encoding tRNA lysidine(34) synthetase TilS: MLEVRAAVRGFLDATPGARQGPLAVACSGGADSLALAAATAHVARKQDLRVCARVVDHGLQDDSGAVAARAAEQLGELGFADVEVLPVRVSGPGGPEAAARRARYAALDEARPAGAAVLLGHTLDDQAETVLLGLGRGSGARSIAGMRPWDQPWARPLLGVSRETTVRACAEFGLRPWQDPHNGESRFTRVRLRTEVLPLLEHVLQGGVAGALARTARQLREDADALDAVAGTVRSQVERGADLDAAALATHPPAIRRRVLRGWLLTSGITEISDAHLRAADALAGAWRGQGPHALPGNFVLRRAHGRLQVERGGRGTAGPVSGG, encoded by the coding sequence ATGCTCGAAGTGCGGGCCGCGGTTCGCGGTTTCCTCGACGCCACCCCCGGTGCGCGGCAGGGGCCGCTCGCGGTCGCCTGCTCGGGCGGTGCCGACTCCCTCGCGCTCGCCGCCGCCACCGCCCACGTGGCGCGCAAACAGGACCTGCGGGTGTGCGCGCGCGTCGTTGACCACGGACTCCAGGACGACTCCGGCGCGGTCGCGGCTCGCGCCGCCGAACAGCTCGGCGAGCTCGGATTCGCGGACGTCGAGGTGCTGCCGGTGCGGGTGAGCGGCCCCGGCGGCCCGGAAGCGGCGGCCCGCCGAGCCCGGTACGCCGCACTCGACGAGGCCCGGCCCGCCGGGGCGGCGGTGCTGCTCGGGCACACCCTCGACGACCAGGCCGAGACGGTGCTGCTGGGCCTCGGTCGCGGCTCCGGAGCCCGCTCCATCGCGGGCATGCGCCCGTGGGATCAGCCGTGGGCGCGGCCGCTGCTGGGCGTCTCGCGGGAGACCACGGTGCGTGCCTGCGCCGAGTTCGGACTGCGACCGTGGCAGGACCCGCACAACGGCGAGAGCCGGTTCACCCGTGTGCGGTTGCGCACAGAGGTCCTCCCGCTGCTGGAGCACGTTCTGCAAGGCGGAGTCGCGGGCGCGCTGGCCCGAACCGCCCGCCAGTTGCGGGAGGACGCCGACGCCCTCGACGCGGTCGCCGGAACGGTCCGCTCGCAGGTGGAGCGGGGTGCGGACCTGGACGCCGCGGCCTTGGCGACGCATCCGCCCGCGATCCGGCGACGGGTGCTGCGCGGGTGGTTGCTGACGAGCGGGATCACCGAGATCTCCGACGCGCACCTGCGCGCGGCCGACGCGCTGGCCGGTGCGTGGCGCGGTCAAGGACCGCATGCGCTGCCGGGCAACTTTGTGCTGCGCCGGGCGCATGGCAGGCTTCAGGTGGAACGTGGTGGACGGGGAACCGCCGGGCCGGTGAGCGGCGGGTGA
- the hpt gene encoding hypoxanthine phosphoribosyltransferase: MYDGDIASVLITEQQIQGKTAELAEQVAEDFQDAKGGDLLLVGVLKGAVMFMTDLARALPRPAQLEFMAVSSYGSSTSSSGVVRILKDLDRDIAGKHVLIVEDIIDSGLTLSWLLKNLASRNPASLEVCTLLRKPDAVQVDVPVRYVGFDIPNEFVVGYGLDFAERYRDLPYIGTLDPKVYTSGR; encoded by the coding sequence GTGTACGACGGCGACATCGCTTCAGTGCTCATCACCGAGCAGCAGATCCAGGGCAAGACGGCCGAATTGGCCGAGCAGGTCGCCGAGGACTTCCAGGACGCCAAAGGCGGCGATCTGCTGCTGGTGGGCGTGCTCAAGGGCGCGGTCATGTTCATGACCGACCTCGCGCGGGCACTGCCGCGTCCGGCTCAGCTCGAATTCATGGCGGTGAGCTCGTACGGCTCGTCGACCTCGTCCTCCGGCGTGGTGCGGATCCTCAAGGATCTGGACCGGGACATCGCGGGCAAGCACGTGCTGATCGTCGAGGACATCATCGACTCCGGCCTGACGCTGTCCTGGCTGCTGAAGAACCTGGCTTCGCGCAATCCCGCCTCGCTGGAGGTGTGCACGCTGCTGCGCAAGCCGGACGCGGTCCAGGTCGACGTGCCCGTCCGGTACGTCGGGTTCGACATCCCGAACGAGTTCGTCGTCGGCTACGGGCTCGACTTCGCGGAGCGCTACCGTGATCTGCCCTACATCGGGACCCTCGATCCGAAGGTCTACACCTCCGGGCGGTGA
- the ftsH gene encoding ATP-dependent zinc metalloprotease FtsH, whose product MDLKRLLRNPLLWILAVLALIMSLSVLFDETKAYQQVSTSEALRQISEGKVAEATIQDKEQRVLLTLKQGQSFANSNQLMAQYPAGATDAVVNEIRQANTDKWNTEVTQDSFWTQMLIYLLPIGLLVLLLMWMMNNVQGGGNRVMNFGKSKAKQLTKDMPKTLFNDVAGADEAVEELHEIKDFLQSPGRYQALGAKIPKGVLLYGPPGTGKTLLARAVAGEAGVPFYSISGSDFVEMFVGVGASRVRDLFEQAKQNAPCIIFVDEIDAVGRQRGAGLGGGHDEREQTLNQLLVEMDGFDSRGGIILIAATNRPDILDPALLRPGRFDRQIPVSAPDLRGRKAILGVHSKGKPLAQDADMDGLAKRTVGFSGADLENVVNEAALLTARENGQLITGAALEESVDRVIGGPRRKSKIISERDKKITAYHEGGHALAAWAMPDVDPVYKLTILPRGRTGGHALVVPEDDKDMMTRSEMIGRLVFALGGRSAEELVFHEPTTGASSDIEQATKIARAMVTEYGMTARLGAVKYGKEEGDPFLGRSAGQQASYSHEVAHEIDEEVRKLIEAAHTEAWEVLNTYRDVLDDLVMEVLEKETLVRKDLERIFSRVEKRPRITAFNDFGGRTPSEKPPIKTPGELAIERGEPWPPPAPEPPAPQAPAPGPNGSVPAGAVPAGQYNQGQQPQGGQGTVQFPHPQGQQQAPQGQYPQQGQYPQGQYPQGQQPQYGQGQQHGQPQAVPPNYGAPPGWTPATAPGGAGQQPYQQWVPSWERSQQQPAAEQNPAAGAQQAPQTGATAVNPQSAQDAGNVEQQDSAQQPTAQQPNGQQPDAQQPGAQQSQQTPESEQRGEDKGEGGR is encoded by the coding sequence ATGGACCTCAAGCGCCTGCTCCGTAACCCGCTGCTTTGGATCCTGGCGGTGTTAGCGCTGATAATGAGCCTCAGCGTGCTCTTCGATGAGACCAAGGCTTATCAGCAGGTCTCGACCTCCGAAGCTCTCCGGCAGATTTCCGAGGGCAAGGTAGCCGAGGCGACCATCCAGGACAAAGAGCAACGAGTCCTGCTGACCCTGAAACAGGGTCAGAGCTTCGCCAACAGCAATCAGCTGATGGCGCAATACCCTGCCGGGGCCACCGACGCGGTGGTCAACGAGATCCGGCAGGCGAACACCGACAAGTGGAACACCGAGGTCACCCAGGACTCTTTCTGGACGCAGATGTTGATCTATCTGCTGCCGATCGGCCTGCTGGTGCTGCTGCTCATGTGGATGATGAACAACGTCCAGGGCGGCGGAAACCGGGTGATGAACTTCGGCAAGTCCAAGGCGAAGCAGCTCACCAAGGACATGCCGAAGACGTTGTTCAACGACGTCGCCGGTGCCGATGAGGCCGTCGAGGAACTGCACGAGATCAAGGATTTCCTGCAGAGTCCCGGGCGCTACCAGGCGCTGGGCGCGAAGATCCCGAAGGGCGTGCTGCTCTACGGCCCGCCCGGTACCGGTAAGACGCTGCTGGCCCGCGCGGTCGCGGGCGAGGCCGGGGTCCCGTTCTACTCGATCTCCGGTTCGGACTTCGTGGAGATGTTCGTCGGTGTCGGCGCTTCCCGCGTTCGCGACCTGTTCGAGCAGGCCAAGCAGAACGCGCCGTGCATCATCTTCGTCGACGAGATCGACGCGGTCGGCCGCCAGCGCGGCGCCGGCCTCGGTGGTGGGCACGACGAGCGCGAGCAGACGCTGAACCAGCTGCTGGTGGAGATGGACGGGTTCGACTCGCGCGGCGGCATCATCCTGATCGCCGCGACGAACCGGCCGGACATCCTGGACCCGGCGCTGCTGCGTCCGGGCCGCTTCGACCGGCAGATCCCCGTTTCGGCGCCGGACCTGCGCGGCCGCAAGGCGATCCTGGGCGTGCACTCGAAGGGCAAGCCGTTGGCGCAGGACGCCGACATGGACGGCTTGGCCAAGCGGACCGTCGGGTTCTCCGGTGCGGACTTGGAGAACGTGGTCAACGAGGCCGCGCTGCTCACGGCCCGCGAGAACGGCCAGCTGATCACGGGTGCGGCTCTGGAGGAGTCGGTGGACCGCGTGATCGGCGGCCCGCGCCGGAAGAGCAAGATCATTTCGGAGCGGGACAAGAAGATCACCGCGTATCACGAGGGCGGGCACGCGCTGGCCGCCTGGGCGATGCCGGACGTCGATCCCGTCTACAAGCTCACGATCCTGCCGCGCGGCCGCACCGGCGGACACGCACTGGTCGTCCCCGAGGACGACAAGGACATGATGACCCGCTCGGAGATGATCGGGCGCCTGGTGTTCGCGCTCGGCGGGCGCTCCGCGGAGGAGCTCGTGTTCCACGAGCCCACCACCGGTGCCTCCAGCGACATCGAGCAGGCCACCAAGATCGCCCGCGCGATGGTCACCGAGTACGGCATGACCGCCCGCCTCGGCGCCGTCAAGTACGGCAAGGAGGAGGGCGACCCGTTCCTGGGCCGCTCCGCCGGGCAGCAGGCGAGCTACTCGCACGAGGTCGCGCACGAGATCGACGAAGAGGTGCGCAAGCTCATCGAGGCCGCGCACACCGAGGCGTGGGAGGTGCTCAACACCTACCGCGACGTGCTCGACGACCTGGTGATGGAGGTCCTGGAGAAGGAGACGCTGGTCCGCAAGGACCTGGAGCGGATCTTCTCCAGGGTCGAGAAGCGGCCCCGGATCACGGCGTTCAACGACTTCGGCGGGCGCACCCCGTCGGAGAAGCCGCCGATCAAGACTCCGGGTGAGCTGGCCATCGAACGCGGCGAGCCGTGGCCCCCGCCCGCGCCCGAGCCGCCGGCTCCGCAGGCTCCGGCTCCCGGCCCGAACGGTTCGGTGCCCGCGGGCGCTGTTCCGGCAGGCCAGTACAACCAGGGCCAGCAGCCACAGGGCGGTCAGGGCACGGTGCAGTTCCCGCATCCGCAGGGACAGCAGCAGGCCCCGCAGGGTCAGTACCCGCAGCAGGGGCAGTACCCGCAGGGTCAGTACCCGCAGGGACAGCAGCCGCAGTACGGCCAGGGCCAGCAGCACGGCCAGCCGCAGGCGGTGCCGCCGAACTACGGTGCCCCGCCCGGCTGGACGCCGGCGACGGCGCCGGGCGGTGCCGGCCAGCAGCCGTACCAGCAGTGGGTCCCGTCCTGGGAGCGCTCGCAGCAGCAACCGGCGGCGGAGCAGAACCCCGCGGCCGGTGCGCAGCAGGCCCCGCAGACGGGCGCCACGGCTGTGAACCCGCAGTCGGCTCAGGACGCGGGCAACGTCGAGCAGCAGGACAGCGCTCAGCAGCCCACCGCCCAGCAGCCCAACGGCCAGCAGCCCGATGCTCAGCAGCCGGGGGCGCAGCAGTCCCAGCAGACTCCGGAATCGGAGCAGCGGGGAGAGGACAAGGGAGAAGGCGGCCGCTGA
- the folE gene encoding GTP cyclohydrolase I FolE — translation MSNLGAGRDDSRPGGTGSDRPAFDQERASAAIRELLLAAGEDPDREGLRDTPDRVARAYEELFAGLYTDPDEVLDRTFDEAHEELVLVRDIPMYSQCEHHLLPFHGVAHIGYIPNEKGRVTGLSKLARLVDLYAKRPQVQERLTSQVADALARKLEPRGVIVVVDAEHLCMGMRGVRKAGSTTTTSAVRGIFRSSASSRAEALSLIRGS, via the coding sequence ATCAGCAATCTCGGTGCCGGACGGGACGACTCCCGGCCGGGCGGTACCGGTTCCGATCGACCGGCTTTCGACCAGGAACGGGCTTCGGCCGCGATCCGGGAACTGTTGCTCGCGGCAGGGGAGGACCCGGACCGGGAAGGTCTGCGGGACACGCCTGACCGGGTGGCCCGTGCCTACGAGGAACTGTTCGCCGGGCTCTACACCGACCCCGACGAGGTGCTCGACCGCACCTTCGACGAGGCGCACGAAGAGCTCGTGCTGGTCCGCGACATCCCGATGTACTCCCAGTGCGAGCACCACTTGCTGCCGTTCCACGGGGTCGCGCACATCGGCTACATCCCGAACGAGAAGGGCCGGGTCACCGGCCTGTCGAAGCTGGCGCGGCTGGTGGACCTGTACGCGAAGCGCCCCCAGGTGCAGGAGCGGCTGACCTCGCAGGTCGCCGACGCGTTGGCGCGGAAGCTGGAGCCGCGCGGCGTGATCGTCGTCGTGGACGCCGAGCACCTGTGCATGGGAATGCGCGGGGTGCGCAAGGCGGGTTCGACGACGACGACCTCCGCGGTGCGCGGTATCTTCCGCAGCTCCGCCTCTTCTCGCGCCGAGGCGTTGTCGTTGATCAGAGGTTCGTGA
- the folP gene encoding dihydropteroate synthase, with translation MSVLLPRPGRCAVMGVLNVTPDSFSDGGRYLDRKAAVAHGVDMFEAGADIIDVGGESTRPGSDRVAAGTEIERVLPVVAELVDAGVPVSVDTTRAEVAAATAEAGASVINDVSGGLADPDMARVAADTGVPWVLMHWRGHSRDMNSLAEYGDVVAEVRSELLAQVDLALRAGVREDAIVLDPGLGFAKTGEHDWALLHRLSEFVGLGFPVLVGASRKRFLGKLLAEDDGTPRAPAGRETATAVVSALAADRGAWAVRVHDVRSSLDAVAVTAAWNAGGTVG, from the coding sequence ATGAGCGTGTTGCTTCCCCGGCCCGGCCGGTGCGCGGTGATGGGCGTGCTGAACGTGACGCCCGATTCGTTCTCCGACGGCGGCCGCTACCTGGACCGCAAGGCCGCGGTGGCGCACGGCGTCGACATGTTCGAAGCCGGCGCCGACATTATCGATGTGGGCGGTGAGTCGACGCGGCCCGGTTCGGATCGGGTGGCGGCGGGCACCGAGATCGAGCGGGTGCTGCCGGTGGTGGCGGAGCTGGTCGACGCCGGTGTCCCGGTGAGCGTGGACACCACGCGCGCCGAGGTCGCCGCGGCCACCGCCGAAGCGGGCGCCTCGGTGATCAACGACGTGTCCGGCGGGCTGGCCGATCCGGACATGGCGCGGGTCGCCGCGGACACCGGGGTGCCGTGGGTGCTGATGCATTGGCGCGGTCACAGCCGGGACATGAATTCGCTGGCCGAGTACGGCGACGTGGTCGCCGAGGTGCGTTCGGAGCTGCTGGCCCAGGTCGACCTGGCCTTGCGGGCGGGTGTCCGGGAGGACGCGATCGTGCTCGATCCGGGGCTGGGCTTCGCGAAGACCGGGGAGCACGACTGGGCCTTGCTGCACCGGCTGAGCGAGTTCGTCGGCTTGGGCTTTCCGGTGCTGGTGGGCGCCTCGCGGAAGCGGTTCCTCGGCAAGTTGCTGGCCGAGGACGACGGCACTCCGCGCGCCCCGGCGGGCCGCGAGACGGCCACGGCGGTGGTCTCGGCGCTGGCCGCGGATCGCGGCGCGTGGGCGGTGCGGGTGCACGATGTGCGGAGTTCGCTGGACGCCGTCGCGGTGACCGCGGCGTGGAACGCCGGAGGGACCGTTGGCTGA
- the folB gene encoding dihydroneopterin aldolase — MADRITLTGLRVRGNHGVFEHEKRDGQEFLVDITVWVDLAGAAADDDLAQTLHYGELAQRAADIVAGPSRDLIETVAAEIADGIMDDRRAHAAEVTIHKPSAPIPLTFADVAVTIRRSRRAARNG; from the coding sequence TTGGCTGACCGGATCACGTTGACCGGGTTGCGGGTGCGCGGCAACCACGGGGTTTTCGAGCACGAGAAGCGCGACGGCCAGGAGTTCCTGGTCGACATCACGGTGTGGGTGGACCTCGCCGGTGCGGCGGCCGACGACGACTTGGCGCAGACGTTGCACTACGGCGAGCTGGCGCAGCGCGCGGCGGACATCGTGGCCGGGCCGTCGCGGGACCTGATCGAGACGGTGGCCGCGGAGATCGCCGACGGCATCATGGACGACCGCCGAGCGCACGCCGCGGAGGTCACGATCCACAAGCCGTCCGCGCCCATCCCGCTGACCTTCGCCGACGTGGCGGTCACGATCCGCCGCTCGCGGCGCGCGGCCCGGAACGGTTGA
- the folK gene encoding 2-amino-4-hydroxy-6-hydroxymethyldihydropteridine diphosphokinase: protein MSRAVLSLGSNLGDRLAHLQSAVDGFAESVVAVSPVYETAPWGVTDQPDFLNAVIVVAAADVDEWGWLRRGQELERAAERLRERRWGPRTLDVDVVTVDGVRGADPELLLPHPGTPDRATVLIPWSVVEPDAVLPGHGPIAELISALPAADLNSVQRRDDLPLHLPS, encoded by the coding sequence ATGAGCAGGGCGGTGCTGTCCCTCGGTTCGAACCTGGGGGACCGGTTGGCGCACTTGCAGTCGGCCGTGGACGGGTTCGCCGAGTCGGTGGTGGCGGTATCGCCGGTCTACGAGACCGCGCCGTGGGGCGTCACCGACCAGCCGGACTTCCTCAACGCGGTGATCGTCGTGGCGGCCGCGGACGTGGACGAATGGGGTTGGCTGCGGCGCGGCCAGGAACTGGAGCGCGCGGCGGAACGACTGCGGGAACGCCGCTGGGGTCCCCGCACCCTGGATGTGGACGTGGTCACCGTGGACGGTGTGCGCGGCGCGGACCCGGAGCTGCTGCTGCCGCATCCCGGTACGCCCGATCGGGCCACGGTGCTGATCCCGTGGTCGGTGGTGGAGCCGGACGCGGTGCTGCCGGGCCACGGCCCGATCGCCGAGCTGATCAGCGCGCTGCCCGCCGCGGACCTCAACTCCGTGCAGCGCCGCGACGACCTCCCCTTGCACCTCCCGAGCTGA
- a CDS encoding MerR family transcriptional regulator: MDDAQRYTIGELSRRTGLSVKTIRFYSDSGVVPPTDRTHSGYRLYDVTAIARLELVRTLRELGAGLDEVRRVLAEETSVRRLAEAQLALLEDQMRLLRTRRAVLRAVVHLDRSTEEVKLMHKLATMSDAERNRLIDEFWDETIGGLDVDQQFAAWMRSAKPELPDDPSTEQVEAWIELAELVGDSDFRTTVRRLWEQQAAQAGGEDATPVRTKEEAARWWTLFEDIEQAKEAGHTPDSERGRELAEHAAELWARQNGSTDGPAARAELADSFGAPYDERLSRYWELLAIINDWPPHPTTERQAHWLADAVRATLP, translated from the coding sequence GTGGACGACGCGCAGCGCTACACGATCGGAGAGCTCTCCCGGCGCACCGGGCTGAGCGTGAAGACCATCCGGTTCTACTCCGACAGCGGAGTCGTGCCGCCCACCGACCGCACGCACTCCGGCTATCGGCTTTACGACGTGACCGCCATAGCCAGGCTGGAACTGGTGCGCACCCTGCGCGAGCTCGGGGCCGGGCTCGACGAGGTGCGCCGCGTCCTGGCCGAGGAGACCTCGGTGCGGCGGCTCGCCGAGGCGCAACTGGCCCTCTTGGAGGACCAGATGCGGTTGCTGCGGACCCGCCGCGCGGTGCTGCGAGCGGTCGTACACCTGGACCGATCGACCGAAGAGGTGAAACTCATGCACAAGCTGGCGACGATGTCCGACGCGGAGCGCAACCGGCTCATCGACGAGTTCTGGGACGAGACCATCGGCGGCCTCGACGTGGACCAGCAGTTCGCGGCGTGGATGCGCTCGGCGAAACCGGAACTCCCGGACGACCCGAGCACCGAGCAGGTGGAGGCGTGGATCGAACTCGCCGAGCTCGTCGGGGACTCCGACTTCCGCACCACCGTGCGGCGGCTCTGGGAGCAGCAGGCCGCGCAGGCCGGCGGCGAGGATGCCACGCCGGTGCGGACGAAGGAGGAGGCCGCGCGCTGGTGGACGCTGTTCGAGGACATCGAGCAGGCCAAGGAGGCCGGGCACACCCCGGACTCTGAGCGCGGCCGGGAACTGGCCGAGCACGCCGCCGAGCTCTGGGCACGTCAGAACGGCTCGACCGACGGCCCGGCCGCGCGCGCCGAGCTCGCGGACAGCTTCGGGGCGCCCTACGACGAGCGACTGTCCCGGTACTGGGAGCTGCTGGCGATCATCAACGACTGGCCGCCGCACCCCACCACCGAGCGGCAGGCGCACTGGCTCGCCGACGCCGTGCGCGCCACCCTGCCCTGA
- a CDS encoding DUF3180 domain-containing protein, which translates to MTFTQARQLMLAALIAAVLAYVGSRLAYGGLPRLPALAGATLLVIAVVDVLLAVALRPRIRRKPGTEPVDALPAARAVALAKASSMAGSIMGGVWIGLLGHLLPLQDTMQAARDDMTAAVIGLISALALVAAGLWLEHCLRNPDDPEEPYDDED; encoded by the coding sequence ATGACGTTCACGCAGGCGCGGCAGTTGATGTTGGCCGCCTTGATCGCGGCGGTGCTGGCGTACGTCGGTTCGCGCCTGGCCTACGGCGGGTTGCCCAGGCTGCCCGCGTTGGCGGGGGCGACGTTGCTGGTGATCGCGGTGGTCGACGTGCTGCTGGCGGTGGCTCTGCGGCCGCGCATCCGGCGCAAGCCGGGCACCGAGCCGGTCGACGCGCTGCCCGCGGCGCGCGCGGTCGCGTTGGCGAAGGCGTCCTCGATGGCCGGGTCGATCATGGGCGGGGTGTGGATCGGGCTGCTCGGTCACCTGCTGCCGCTCCAGGACACGATGCAGGCCGCCCGCGACGACATGACGGCCGCGGTGATCGGCTTGATCAGCGCGTTGGCGCTGGTGGCCGCCGGACTGTGGCTGGAGCACTGCCTGCGCAACCCGGACGACCCCGAAGAGCCCTACGACGACGAGGACTGA